A region from the uncultured Stenotrophomonas sp. genome encodes:
- a CDS encoding putative rotamase/peptidyl-prolyl cis-trans isomerase family protein (Evidence 3 : Function proposed based on presence of conserved amino acid motif, structural feature or limited homology), with product MNVQTRILPITVIDSAQPVPAEAGHHHHDADGEGPRSLGQPAPCRLFVDDTAISEADIAREMQHHRAMRPEQSRADAARALVVRELLRREALRLGLQAPADSPLSDEEVLIQQLLEQAVEDRVPNEDDCRRYFEQNPGRFRSPDRVRVRHILLAAPADDVAGRLAARSEAERLLGQLKEQPHLFADFALRHSRCPSAGDGGDLGWLQRGQTTPEFDRQVFRLREGLAGFPVESRWGYHVVCVEACEPGQPQAFEAVHAQIRDYLELQVRQREIQAYLLQLQERYPVRGLEEIEAEAG from the coding sequence ATGAACGTGCAGACGCGCATCCTGCCGATCACCGTGATCGACTCCGCACAGCCGGTGCCGGCCGAGGCCGGCCACCATCACCACGACGCGGACGGCGAGGGCCCGCGCTCGCTGGGGCAGCCGGCGCCGTGCCGGCTGTTCGTGGACGACACCGCGATCAGCGAGGCCGACATCGCCCGCGAAATGCAGCACCACCGTGCGATGCGCCCGGAGCAGTCGCGCGCCGACGCCGCACGCGCACTGGTGGTGCGCGAGCTGCTGCGCCGCGAAGCGTTGCGGCTGGGCCTGCAAGCACCGGCCGACAGCCCGCTCAGCGACGAGGAAGTGTTGATCCAGCAGCTGCTGGAGCAGGCCGTGGAGGACCGCGTGCCGAACGAGGACGACTGCCGCCGTTACTTCGAGCAGAATCCCGGGCGCTTCCGCTCGCCCGACCGGGTCCGCGTGCGCCACATCCTGCTGGCCGCGCCGGCGGATGACGTGGCCGGGCGCCTGGCCGCGCGCAGCGAGGCCGAGCGGCTGCTCGGCCAGCTCAAGGAACAACCGCACCTGTTCGCCGATTTCGCCCTGCGCCATTCACGCTGCCCCTCGGCCGGCGACGGCGGCGACCTGGGCTGGCTGCAGCGCGGCCAGACCACGCCGGAGTTCGACCGCCAGGTGTTCCGCCTGCGCGAGGGCCTGGCCGGCTTCCCGGTGGAATCGCGCTGGGGCTACCACGTGGTCTGCGTTGAGGCCTGCGAGCCCGGGCAGCCACAGGCGTTCGAAGCGGTACACGCGCAGATCCGCGACTACCTGGAGCTGCAGGTGCGCCAGCGCGAAATACAGGCCTATTTGTTGCAGTTGCAGGAACGCTACCCGGTCCGCGGTCTGGAAGAGATAGAAGCCGAGGCCGGCTGA
- the narI gene encoding nitrate reductase 1, gamma (cytochrome b(NR)) subunit (Evidence 2a : Function of homologous gene experimentally demonstrated in an other organism; PubMedId : 2832376, 3053688; Product type c : carrier): MNHYLHQFAFQFYPYIAVAVLLIGSWARYDKTMYSWRTGSSQLLSDKGMRIGSNCFHIGVLAILGGHLVGLLTPHAVYEHFITTPQKQLIGDLGGGLFGALCFIGIGILLVRRLGNPRVRATGSFGDTLVLVLLFAQLCLGLYSIKVSAGHLDGGVMVLLAEWAQHIVTFRAGAADFIEGVHWVYKLHIFLGLTLFLIAPFTRLVHVWSIPVSYLWRPYQVVRRRQATLRYGPRE; the protein is encoded by the coding sequence ATGAACCACTACCTCCACCAGTTCGCCTTCCAGTTCTACCCGTACATCGCCGTGGCGGTGCTGCTGATCGGCAGCTGGGCGCGCTACGACAAGACCATGTACAGCTGGCGCACCGGCTCCAGCCAGTTGCTGTCGGACAAGGGCATGCGGATCGGCAGCAACTGCTTCCACATCGGCGTGCTGGCGATCCTCGGCGGCCACCTGGTCGGCCTGCTCACCCCGCACGCGGTGTACGAGCACTTCATCACCACCCCGCAGAAGCAGTTGATCGGCGACCTGGGCGGCGGCCTGTTCGGCGCGCTGTGCTTCATCGGCATCGGCATCCTGCTGGTGCGCCGGCTGGGCAACCCGCGGGTACGCGCCACCGGCAGCTTCGGCGACACGCTGGTGCTGGTGCTGCTGTTCGCGCAGCTGTGCCTGGGCCTGTACAGCATCAAGGTGTCGGCCGGCCACCTCGACGGCGGGGTGATGGTGCTGCTGGCCGAATGGGCGCAGCACATCGTCACCTTCCGTGCCGGCGCGGCCGACTTCATCGAAGGCGTGCACTGGGTCTACAAGCTGCATATCTTCCTCGGCCTGACCCTGTTCCTGATCGCACCGTTCACCCGGCTGGTGCACGTGTGGAGCATCCCGGTCAGCTACCTGTGGCGCCCCTATCAGGTGGTGCGCCGGCGCCAGGCCACGCTGCGCTACGGGCCGCGGGAGTAA
- the narJ gene encoding molybdenum-cofactor-assembly chaperone subunit (delta subunit) of nitrate reductase 1 (Evidence 2a : Function of homologous gene experimentally demonstrated in an other organism; PubMedId : 2832376, 9632249; Product type f : factor), with protein MSLLKLIGVLLDYPRDELWQHGPELLAACDDPALAASRQRQLRGFVQELLDSDPLDAQARWLGSFDRGRSMSLLLFEHIHGESRDRGQAMVDLVETYRRNGFALDARELPDYLPLLLEFLAHRPEAEARDWLHHIGHIAGMLAARAAERELPHAVLLEILVETGDGKVNLALLRQRASEEARDDTTEVMDRLWEEEAVRFGSDAPAQDCAPPRRSPARPSHPEVQP; from the coding sequence ATGAGCCTGCTCAAGCTGATCGGGGTATTGCTGGATTACCCGCGCGACGAGCTGTGGCAGCACGGGCCCGAGCTGCTGGCCGCCTGCGACGACCCGGCACTGGCGGCATCGCGCCAGCGGCAACTGCGTGGCTTCGTGCAGGAACTGCTGGACAGCGACCCGCTGGACGCACAGGCGCGCTGGCTGGGCAGCTTCGACCGCGGCCGCTCGATGAGCCTGCTGCTGTTCGAGCACATCCACGGCGAATCGCGCGACCGCGGCCAGGCAATGGTCGACCTGGTGGAAACCTACCGCCGCAACGGCTTCGCGCTGGACGCGCGCGAACTGCCGGACTACCTGCCGCTGCTGCTGGAATTCCTCGCCCACCGGCCCGAGGCCGAGGCCCGCGACTGGCTGCACCACATCGGCCACATCGCCGGCATGCTGGCCGCGCGTGCCGCCGAGCGTGAGCTGCCGCATGCGGTGCTGCTGGAAATCCTGGTCGAGACCGGCGACGGCAAGGTCAACCTGGCGCTGCTGCGCCAGCGCGCCAGCGAAGAAGCACGCGACGACACCACCGAAGTCATGGACCGGCTGTGGGAAGAGGAAGCGGTCCGCTTCGGCAGCGACGCTCCCGCGCAGGATTGCGCGCCACCCCGGCGTTCCCCGGCCCGTCCTTCGCATCCAGAGGTGCAGCCATGA
- the narY gene encoding nitrate reductase 2 (NRZ), beta subunit (Evidence 2a : Function of homologous gene experimentally demonstrated in an other organism; Product type c : carrier) codes for MKVRAQIAMVLNLDKCIGCHTCSITCKNVWTSREGVEYAWFNNVETKPGIGYPKEWENQDKWNGGWVRTRAGKLVPRAGGRWRMLAKIFANPDLPQIDDYYEPFDFDYQHLHDAPEVKHQPTARPRSLISGQRMQKIEWGPNWEEILGSEFSKRSRDYNFDQVQKEIYGAFEKTFMMYLPRLCEHCLNPACVSACPSGAIYKREEDGIVLIDQDKCRGWRMCVSACPYKKIYYNWKSGKSEKCIFCYPRIEMGEPTICSETCVGRIRYLGVMLYDADRIAEAASVPAEKDLYQAHLDIFLDPEDPAVIEAARAEGIPDSWLTAARQSPVYKLAIDWKLALPLHPEYRTLPMVWYVPPLSPIQNAAERGRIGMSGELPDVASLRIPVRYLANLLSAGDEAPVVRALERLMAMRAWRRARNVDGIEDTRVLEQVGLSVAQAEDMYRYLAIANYEDRFVIPTGHREYANDAFGERGGCGFTFGNGCNGDSPADLFGQRKNTTYAVHPNRQQRHEVVE; via the coding sequence ATGAAAGTGCGCGCACAGATCGCGATGGTGCTGAACCTGGACAAGTGCATCGGCTGCCATACCTGCTCGATCACCTGCAAGAACGTGTGGACCTCGCGCGAAGGCGTGGAATACGCGTGGTTCAACAACGTGGAAACCAAGCCGGGCATCGGCTACCCGAAGGAATGGGAGAACCAGGACAAGTGGAACGGCGGCTGGGTGCGCACCCGCGCCGGCAAGCTGGTGCCGCGCGCCGGCGGCCGCTGGCGCATGCTCGCCAAGATCTTCGCCAACCCGGACCTGCCGCAGATCGACGACTACTACGAGCCGTTCGATTTCGACTACCAGCACCTGCACGACGCGCCGGAAGTCAAGCACCAGCCGACCGCGCGGCCGCGCTCGCTGATCAGTGGCCAGCGCATGCAGAAGATCGAGTGGGGGCCGAACTGGGAGGAAATCCTCGGCTCGGAGTTCTCCAAGCGCTCGCGCGACTACAACTTCGACCAGGTGCAGAAGGAGATCTACGGCGCCTTCGAGAAGACCTTCATGATGTACCTGCCGCGCCTGTGCGAGCACTGCCTGAACCCGGCGTGCGTGTCGGCGTGCCCGTCCGGCGCGATCTACAAGCGCGAGGAGGACGGCATCGTGCTGATCGACCAGGACAAGTGCCGCGGCTGGCGCATGTGCGTGTCGGCGTGCCCGTACAAGAAGATCTACTACAACTGGAAGAGCGGCAAATCCGAGAAGTGCATCTTCTGCTACCCGCGCATCGAGATGGGCGAGCCGACCATCTGCTCGGAAACCTGCGTGGGCCGCATCCGCTACCTCGGGGTGATGCTGTACGACGCCGACCGCATCGCCGAGGCGGCCTCGGTACCGGCCGAGAAGGACCTGTACCAGGCGCACCTGGACATCTTCCTCGACCCGGAAGACCCGGCGGTGATCGAAGCGGCGCGCGCGGAAGGCATCCCGGACAGCTGGCTGACGGCGGCACGGCAGTCGCCGGTGTACAAGCTGGCGATCGACTGGAAGCTGGCGCTGCCGCTGCACCCGGAATACCGCACCCTGCCGATGGTCTGGTACGTGCCGCCACTGTCGCCGATCCAGAACGCGGCCGAGCGCGGCCGCATCGGCATGAGCGGCGAGCTGCCCGACGTGGCCTCGCTGCGCATCCCGGTGCGCTACCTGGCCAACCTGCTCTCGGCCGGCGACGAGGCACCGGTGGTGCGTGCGCTGGAACGGCTGATGGCGATGCGCGCCTGGCGCCGGGCCAGGAACGTGGACGGCATCGAGGACACCCGCGTGCTGGAGCAGGTGGGGCTGAGCGTAGCCCAGGCCGAGGACATGTACCGCTACCTGGCCATCGCCAACTACGAGGACCGCTTCGTGATCCCCACCGGCCACCGCGAGTACGCCAACGACGCCTTCGGTGAGCGCGGCGGCTGCGGCTTCACCTTCGGCAACGGCTGCAATGGCGACAGCCCGGCCGACCTGTTCGGGCAGCGCAAGAACACCACCTACGCGGTGCATCCGAACCGGCAGCAGCGCCACGAGGTGGTCGAATGA
- the narG gene encoding nitrate reductase 1, alpha subunit (Evidence 2a : Function of homologous gene experimentally demonstrated in an other organism; PubMedId : 2233673, 2668029, 2995309, 3053688, 3308846, 6094247; Product type e : enzyme), whose protein sequence is MSYFLDRLQFFKRDPQPFADGHGFSKSEGRDWENSYRARWQYDKIVRSTHGVNCTGSCSWKIYVKNGLVTWETQQTDYPRTRPDLPNHEPRGCPRGASYSWYLYSANRLKYPLVRGTLLRLWRQARKTLSPVEAWASIVEDKEKARSYKSRRGMGGFVRLRWEEANEIIAASNLYTVKQYGPDRVVGFSPIPAMSMVSYAAGARYLSLLGGACLSFYDWYCDLPPASPQVWGEQTDVPESADWYNSRYIIAWGSNVPQTRTPDAHFFTEARYNGTKTVAICPDYSELAKLTDHWLHPKQGTDAALAFAFGHVILREFHVDSPSQYFQDYCRQYSDMPMLVRLERRADGRLVPGHFLRASELGGLGEANNPEWKTLAHDEASGQIVVPNGSIGFRWGEQGKWNIEEKASNGADTRLRLSLADDNDGIEAVSFPYFGGIETDGWTAAPAEEVLERNIPVRRLALAEGGDALVATVYDLLLAQYGVDRGFGGGNVAASFDDNVPGTPAWQERITGVPRAEVIEIAREFARTADKTRGRSMIIVGAGMNHWFHNDMNYRGLINMLVMCGCVGQTGGGWAHYVGQEKLRPQTGWQPLAFGLDWSRPPRHMNGTSFFYFNTGQWRYEKLQVDELLSPLADASKYSGSFADLNLRAVRMGWLPCAPQLDRNPLQLVREAEAAGVAPADYALGKFKDGSLDFAFADPDASQNHPRMMFIWRSNLLGSSGKGHEYMLRHLLGTRHGLQGKDLGEMGALKPEEVKWRDEAPEGKLDLLVTLDFRMCTTALYSDIVLPTATWYEKDDLNTSDMHPFIHPLSKAVDPAWESRSDWEIYKGIARAHRGRQRMDPVWESRSDWEIFKGVARTVSDMAPGVLGVEKDLVLVPTLHDTPNELGMPFGVADWKKGQCEAIPGQTMPSMAVVERDYPNLYRKFTSLGPLLDKLGNGGKGMNWDTKHEVEFLGKLNHSVREEGISQGRPAIDTAIDAAEVILHLAPETNGHVAVKAWESLGTFTGREHTHLAVGKEHEAIRFRDIQAQPRKIISSPIWSGLEDENVSYNAGYTNVHELIPWRTVTGRQQFYQDHEWMIDFGEAFMGYRPPVNTRTVEPLLNQRPNGNKEIVLNWITPHQKWGIHSTYSDNLIMQTLSRGGPIVWLSEDDARNAGIEDNDWIELFNVNGAIAARAVVSQRVMPGMAMMYHAQERIINVPGSEISGTRGGIHNSVTRVVLKPTHMIGGYAQLAYGFNYYGTCGTNRDEFVIVRKMDKVDWLDGETAAVAAKEVV, encoded by the coding sequence ATGAGTTATTTCCTCGACCGCTTGCAGTTCTTCAAGCGCGACCCGCAACCCTTTGCCGATGGACACGGGTTCAGCAAGAGCGAGGGCCGCGACTGGGAGAACAGCTACCGCGCGCGCTGGCAGTACGACAAGATCGTGCGTTCCACCCACGGCGTGAACTGCACCGGCTCGTGCAGCTGGAAGATCTACGTCAAGAACGGCCTGGTGACCTGGGAAACCCAGCAGACCGACTACCCGCGCACGCGCCCGGACCTGCCCAACCACGAGCCGCGTGGCTGCCCGCGCGGGGCCAGCTATTCCTGGTACCTGTACAGCGCCAACCGCCTGAAGTACCCGCTGGTGCGCGGCACGCTGCTGCGCCTGTGGCGGCAGGCACGCAAGACGCTGTCGCCGGTGGAGGCGTGGGCCAGCATCGTCGAGGACAAGGAGAAGGCGCGCTCGTACAAGAGCCGCCGCGGCATGGGCGGCTTCGTGCGCCTGCGCTGGGAGGAGGCCAACGAGATCATCGCCGCCTCCAACCTGTACACGGTCAAGCAGTACGGCCCGGACCGGGTGGTCGGCTTCTCGCCGATCCCGGCGATGTCGATGGTGTCCTACGCCGCCGGCGCGCGTTACCTGTCGCTGCTCGGCGGCGCCTGCCTGTCCTTCTACGACTGGTACTGCGACCTGCCGCCGGCCTCGCCGCAGGTGTGGGGCGAGCAGACCGACGTGCCCGAATCGGCCGACTGGTACAACAGCCGCTACATCATCGCCTGGGGCTCGAACGTGCCGCAGACGCGCACCCCGGACGCACACTTCTTCACCGAGGCGCGCTACAACGGCACCAAGACCGTGGCGATCTGCCCGGACTACTCGGAGCTGGCCAAGCTCACCGACCACTGGCTGCACCCCAAGCAGGGCACCGACGCGGCGCTGGCCTTCGCCTTCGGCCACGTGATCCTGCGCGAGTTCCACGTCGATTCGCCGTCGCAGTATTTCCAGGACTACTGCCGCCAGTATTCGGACATGCCGATGCTGGTGCGGCTGGAGCGCCGCGCCGACGGCCGGCTGGTGCCGGGCCACTTCCTGCGCGCCAGCGAACTGGGCGGGCTGGGCGAGGCCAACAACCCGGAATGGAAGACGCTGGCCCATGACGAGGCCAGCGGCCAGATCGTGGTGCCCAACGGCTCGATCGGCTTCCGCTGGGGTGAGCAGGGCAAGTGGAACATCGAGGAGAAGGCCAGCAACGGTGCCGACACCCGCCTGCGCCTGAGCCTGGCCGACGACAACGACGGCATCGAGGCGGTCAGCTTCCCCTACTTCGGCGGCATCGAAACCGACGGCTGGACCGCCGCCCCCGCCGAGGAGGTGCTGGAGCGCAACATCCCGGTGCGGCGGCTGGCGCTGGCCGAGGGCGGCGACGCGCTGGTGGCCACCGTCTACGACCTGCTGCTGGCGCAGTACGGCGTGGACCGCGGCTTCGGCGGCGGCAACGTGGCGGCGAGCTTCGACGACAACGTGCCGGGTACCCCGGCGTGGCAGGAACGCATCACCGGCGTGCCGCGCGCGGAGGTGATCGAGATCGCCCGCGAGTTCGCCCGCACCGCCGACAAGACCCGCGGCCGCAGCATGATCATCGTCGGCGCCGGCATGAACCACTGGTTCCACAACGACATGAACTACCGCGGCCTGATCAACATGCTGGTCATGTGCGGCTGCGTGGGCCAGACCGGCGGCGGCTGGGCACACTACGTGGGCCAGGAAAAGCTGCGCCCGCAGACCGGCTGGCAGCCGCTGGCCTTCGGCCTGGACTGGAGCCGGCCGCCGCGACACATGAACGGCACCTCGTTCTTCTACTTCAACACCGGGCAGTGGCGCTACGAGAAGCTGCAGGTGGACGAGCTGCTGTCGCCGCTGGCCGACGCCTCCAAGTACAGCGGCAGCTTCGCCGACCTGAACCTGCGCGCGGTGCGCATGGGCTGGCTGCCGTGCGCACCGCAGCTGGACCGCAACCCGCTGCAGCTGGTGCGCGAGGCCGAAGCGGCCGGCGTGGCACCAGCCGACTACGCCCTGGGCAAGTTCAAGGACGGCTCGCTGGACTTCGCCTTCGCCGACCCCGATGCCAGCCAGAACCACCCGCGGATGATGTTCATCTGGCGCTCGAACCTGCTCGGCTCCTCCGGCAAGGGCCACGAGTACATGCTGCGGCATCTGCTGGGCACCCGCCACGGCCTGCAGGGCAAGGACCTGGGCGAGATGGGCGCACTCAAGCCGGAAGAAGTGAAGTGGCGCGACGAGGCGCCGGAGGGCAAGCTCGACCTGCTGGTCACGCTCGACTTCCGCATGTGCACCACCGCGCTGTATTCGGACATCGTGCTGCCGACGGCGACCTGGTACGAGAAGGACGACCTCAACACCTCGGACATGCACCCGTTTATCCACCCGCTGTCCAAGGCGGTGGATCCGGCATGGGAATCGCGCAGCGACTGGGAAATCTACAAGGGCATCGCGCGGGCCCACCGCGGCCGACAGCGGATGGACCCGGTATGGGAGTCGCGCAGCGACTGGGAAATCTTCAAGGGCGTGGCACGCACGGTCAGCGACATGGCACCGGGCGTGCTCGGCGTGGAGAAGGACCTGGTGCTGGTGCCGACCCTGCACGACACCCCGAACGAACTGGGCATGCCGTTCGGCGTGGCCGACTGGAAGAAGGGCCAGTGCGAGGCCATCCCCGGCCAGACCATGCCGAGCATGGCCGTGGTCGAGCGCGACTACCCCAACCTGTACCGCAAGTTCACCTCGCTGGGCCCGCTGCTGGACAAGCTCGGCAACGGCGGCAAGGGCATGAACTGGGACACCAAGCACGAGGTGGAATTCCTCGGCAAGCTCAACCACAGCGTGCGCGAGGAAGGCATCAGCCAGGGCCGCCCGGCGATCGACACCGCCATCGATGCGGCCGAAGTGATCCTGCACCTGGCGCCGGAAACCAACGGCCACGTGGCGGTGAAGGCGTGGGAATCGCTGGGCACCTTCACCGGCCGCGAGCACACCCACCTGGCGGTGGGCAAGGAGCACGAGGCGATCCGCTTCCGCGACATCCAGGCGCAGCCGCGCAAGATCATCTCCTCGCCGATCTGGTCGGGGCTGGAGGACGAGAACGTCAGCTACAACGCCGGCTACACCAACGTGCACGAGCTGATCCCGTGGCGCACCGTCACCGGCCGCCAGCAGTTCTACCAGGACCACGAGTGGATGATCGACTTCGGCGAGGCCTTCATGGGCTACCGGCCGCCGGTCAACACGCGCACGGTGGAGCCGCTGCTCAACCAGCGCCCGAACGGCAACAAGGAGATCGTGCTGAACTGGATCACCCCGCACCAGAAGTGGGGCATCCACAGCACCTACAGCGACAACCTGATCATGCAGACGCTCTCGCGCGGCGGCCCGATCGTGTGGCTGAGCGAGGACGACGCGCGCAACGCCGGCATCGAGGACAACGACTGGATCGAGCTGTTCAACGTCAACGGCGCGATCGCCGCGCGCGCGGTGGTCAGCCAGCGGGTGATGCCGGGCATGGCGATGATGTACCACGCCCAGGAACGCATCATCAATGTGCCGGGCTCGGAGATCTCCGGCACCCGCGGCGGCATCCACAACTCGGTCACCCGCGTGGTGCTCAAGCCCACCCACATGATCGGCGGCTACGCGCAGCTGGCCTACGGCTTCAACTACTACGGCACCTGCGGCACCAACCGCGACGAGTTCGTGATCGTGCGCAAGATGGACAAGGTCGATTGGCTGGATGGCGAGACGGCTGCGGTCGCCGCCAAGGAGGTGGTGTGA
- the narK gene encoding nitrate/nitrite transporter (Evidence 2a : Function of homologous gene experimentally demonstrated in an other organism; PubMedId : 2657652, 2668029; Product type t : transporter) has translation MTAGSEVVQRSNAGPGQTIGDWQPEDTGYWERTGQRVAARNLVISIPALLLAFSVWVLFSAVSISLPRIGFGFSTDQLFWLVALPSLSGATLRVVYSFVIPIFGGRRWTALSTASLLLPTLWLGFAVQDPATPYWVFVVIAILCGFGGANFSSSMSNISFFYPKQKQGLALGLNAGLGNVGVSVAQLVVPLVITVGALGTLAGPPQALADGSGQLFLQNAGFVWVPAIALVAVAAWFGMNDLTSVRSSFTEQAVIFRRKHNWLMCWLYIGTFGSYIGFSAGFPMLVKSQFPDVNPMTYAFIGPLLGALMRSVGGSLADRWGGARLTFWVFALMVAAVFGVLHFLPANGQGGHFFGFLASFMALFVLSGIGNGTTFRMIPVIFRTLHERLSAGADAQGKAAAGRQAGIESAAVVGFSGAIGAYGGFFIPKSYGSSITLTGSPDMALYGFIAFYITCLAVTWWWYYRRGAETPC, from the coding sequence ATGACCGCCGGTAGCGAAGTGGTACAACGCAGCAACGCAGGCCCCGGGCAGACCATCGGCGACTGGCAGCCGGAGGACACCGGCTACTGGGAGCGCACCGGCCAGCGGGTCGCCGCGCGCAACCTGGTGATCTCGATCCCGGCGCTGCTGCTGGCCTTCTCGGTGTGGGTACTGTTCTCGGCGGTGTCGATCAGCCTGCCGCGCATCGGCTTCGGCTTCAGCACCGACCAGCTGTTCTGGCTGGTGGCACTGCCCAGCCTGTCCGGCGCCACCCTGCGCGTGGTCTATTCGTTCGTGATCCCGATCTTCGGCGGCCGCCGCTGGACCGCGCTGTCCACCGCCTCGCTGCTGCTGCCGACGCTGTGGCTCGGCTTCGCGGTGCAGGACCCGGCCACGCCGTACTGGGTGTTCGTGGTGATCGCGATCCTGTGCGGCTTCGGCGGCGCCAACTTCTCCTCGTCGATGTCCAACATCTCCTTCTTCTACCCCAAGCAGAAGCAGGGGCTGGCGCTGGGCCTGAACGCCGGGCTGGGCAACGTCGGTGTGTCGGTGGCGCAGCTGGTGGTGCCACTGGTCATCACCGTCGGCGCGCTGGGCACGCTGGCCGGGCCGCCGCAGGCGCTGGCCGACGGCAGCGGCCAGCTGTTCCTGCAGAACGCCGGCTTCGTCTGGGTGCCGGCCATCGCGCTGGTCGCGGTCGCGGCCTGGTTCGGCATGAACGACCTGACCAGCGTGCGCTCCTCGTTCACCGAGCAGGCGGTGATCTTCCGCCGCAAGCACAACTGGCTGATGTGCTGGCTGTACATCGGCACGTTCGGCTCGTACATCGGTTTTTCCGCGGGCTTCCCGATGCTGGTCAAGAGCCAGTTCCCGGACGTGAACCCGATGACCTACGCCTTCATCGGCCCGCTGCTCGGCGCACTGATGCGCTCGGTCGGCGGCAGCCTGGCCGACCGCTGGGGCGGGGCGCGGCTGACCTTCTGGGTGTTCGCGCTGATGGTCGCGGCCGTGTTCGGGGTACTGCACTTCCTGCCCGCCAACGGGCAGGGCGGGCACTTCTTCGGCTTCCTGGCTTCGTTCATGGCGCTGTTCGTGCTCAGTGGCATCGGCAACGGCACCACCTTCCGCATGATCCCGGTGATCTTCCGCACCCTGCACGAGCGCCTGTCGGCCGGCGCCGACGCACAGGGCAAGGCCGCCGCCGGCCGCCAGGCCGGCATCGAGTCGGCCGCCGTGGTCGGCTTTTCCGGGGCCATCGGCGCCTACGGCGGCTTCTTCATCCCCAAGAGCTACGGCTCGTCCATCACCTTGACCGGCAGCCCGGACATGGCGCTGTACGGCTTCATCGCCTTCTACATCACCTGCCTGGCCGTAACCTGGTGGTGGTATTACCGGCGCGGCGCCGAAACGCCCTGCTGA
- a CDS encoding conserved hypothetical protein (Evidence 4 : Homologs of previously reported genes of unknown function), which produces MKTQFRQQSLRLRVDEDELARLLAGETVTNALQLGDGAGWSLALRLHADDARLSATAGDCHVTLPLDAVRELQARLPSREGLCFDLPAGSGGVQLQLDVDVRDSMRRRGPSRQVKPAA; this is translated from the coding sequence ATGAAGACCCAGTTCCGGCAGCAGTCGCTGCGCCTGCGCGTGGACGAAGACGAACTGGCGCGCCTGCTGGCCGGCGAAACGGTGACGAACGCGCTGCAGCTCGGCGACGGCGCGGGCTGGTCGCTGGCGTTGCGCCTGCATGCGGACGACGCCCGCCTTTCGGCCACGGCCGGCGACTGCCACGTGACGCTGCCGCTTGATGCGGTGCGGGAACTGCAGGCGCGCCTGCCCAGCCGCGAAGGCCTGTGCTTCGACTTGCCCGCAGGCAGCGGCGGCGTGCAATTGCAGCTCGACGTGGACGTGCGCGACAGCATGCGCCGCCGCGGCCCGTCGCGCCAAGTCAAGCCCGCGGCTTGA
- the mobA gene encoding Molybdenum cofactor guanylyltransferase translates to MPTLPEATRRMATVTPINHPAPPAGIVLAGGLSSRMGRDKALLPWHGRTLLEHMRGLLRHAGAQRTWVSGAYPAFAGIPDRVARCGPLGGLYSVAMAMPDGPAWVVAVDMPRLTPTLLRRLHAAHRGGCTALAGHPLPMLLDIDPPCRTLLAAMLADPDGPRSLQALQQRLGARRLPLAPGDEACLFNCNTPGQWQEIAS, encoded by the coding sequence ATGCCGACCCTGCCGGAAGCGACGCGGCGCATGGCCACGGTCACGCCGATTAACCACCCGGCCCCGCCGGCCGGCATCGTGCTGGCCGGCGGCCTGTCCAGCCGCATGGGCCGCGACAAGGCACTGCTGCCGTGGCACGGGCGCACCCTGCTGGAACACATGCGCGGGCTGCTGCGCCATGCCGGCGCACAGCGGACCTGGGTCAGCGGCGCCTACCCGGCCTTCGCCGGCATCCCCGACCGGGTCGCGCGCTGCGGCCCGCTCGGCGGGCTGTACAGCGTGGCGATGGCCATGCCCGACGGGCCGGCCTGGGTGGTGGCGGTGGACATGCCGCGCCTGACCCCGACCTTGCTGCGGCGGCTGCACGCCGCCCACCGCGGTGGCTGCACGGCGCTGGCCGGGCACCCGCTGCCGATGCTGCTGGACATCGACCCGCCCTGCCGCACATTGCTTGCGGCGATGCTCGCCGACCCGGACGGCCCGCGCTCGCTGCAGGCGCTGCAACAGCGTCTGGGCGCACGGCGGCTGCCGCTGGCACCCGGCGACGAGGCCTGCCTGTTCAACTGCAATACCCCGGGGCAATGGCAGGAGATTGCGTCATGA